The DNA window GCAGTACCGGACGTACCACGGCATCGACGAGGCGGACGTGAACGGGCTCACGGTCGGCGACGTCGTCGACGACGAGCGGTACCCGGAGGTGAAACGCCACATCGACCGAGCGCTCCGGGGGGAGCCGGTCGAGTACCGGACGACGCGGACCCACCCGGATCGGGGAACCCGCACGTTCGACGTGCGCTACTACCCGCTCGAGGCCACCGAGGAGGAGGGCGGGGTGGCCGGGGTCGTCGGCGTCCTCCGGGACGTGACCGACAGCGAGAACCGGGCGACGCAGCTGCGGGTCGTCGACCGGGTGCTCCAGCACAACCTCCGGAACGCCGTGACCGTGATCCGGGGACGGGCGGAACAGATCGTCGAGAGAGACGCGGGGAGGGCCGCAGACATCGACGGCGACGGCGACGACCTCGCCGAGGCCGCCTCCTACATCGTCTCGCGCGCGGACGAGCTCCTGACGACGAGCGAGAAGGCCCACCACATCACCGAGGTCTTGGGCGATCCGCCGAACACGGAGCCGGTCGACGTCGGCCGGACGGTCGACCGGATCGTCGCGGCGACCGCCGCGGAGTTCCCGGAGGCGGCGATCTCGGCGTCGACGCCGGCGACGGGCGAGGCGGTCGCGTCCGCGACGGAGTGGATCGACCGGGCGATAGAGGAGCTGATCCACAACGCGGTCGTCCATCACGACCGCGACCGGCCGTCGGTCGAGGTCTCCGTGGAGACGTCGCCGGAGACGGTGACGATCTCGGTCGTCGACGACGGTCCCGGGTTGACCGGGATGAACCGCGACGTGTTGGAGACCGGGCGCGCGGTCGACGCCCTGTATCACGGCAGCGGACTGGGGCTGTGGCTGGTGTACTGGGTGCTCCAGCAGTCCGGCGGCTCCGCGACGGTCGCGGACGCCGAGCCCCGCGGCACCGTCGTGACGGTCACGCTGCCGCGTCCCGCGGACCGCACGGCCGCCCCGTGACCCGCCGATCGTGATCCCCGCGGGAGCCGCTCGAAAGAGTTAACAAATACCATGTTAAATAATAACATATGGCGCTTCGAGAGGAAGGACGACGGATGCGGCTGCGTCGCACCGGCCGATACCCCCCGACGCGCGGGTCCGTCACTACGACGAACTCGACGAGGCGACGCAGACCGCCGTCGCCGAGCTGGCGGGTCGGCCGCGGACCGCCCCGGAGTCGGCGGACCTCGAGGACGGTGACGTGGTGAAGTTCACCGACTACTACCGGATCCGCGCCCGCTGACTCGGCGGTCGCCTCGCTGTCCTCCTCGTCGCCTCGCCGCCCGCCACCCGCCGCCCGCCGCCCGCGGTTCGCGTGAGAAGCGAAGTCGTTTTCGCCCGCGACGCGAAACGTCACGCATGGACAGCGGCGGATCAAGCGACATGACGTTGGCGTTCGAACTGGAGGCGCTGAAGGCACTCGCCGACCCGAACGCCGTGTTCAGCGGCGCTCGGCAGTGGACGGAGTACGTCGGGGTCGTAAGCGAGAAGCCCACGTACGTCGTCACGAACTTCACCCGGAAACACCGCGTGCGCCAGGACTTCTTCTCCGGGCCGCGCGGCGTCGAGGAGAGCCTGGAGAACATCAAGAGCCAGTTCGATACCGACCGGCACGTCTTCGTCGGCGTCGACGACGAGGACGTCGCGGTCGCGGAGGCGACGGGCTGGGAGTTCCTCCACGTCGAGGACGCCGCGGAGGCCGCCGGATGGACCCTCGCGACGCCGGAGGAGGCCAAAGAGCCCGAGGAACCCTCCCGAGACGACTGGCCCTGAATCGCTTTTCTCCGTCAGGAGGGCCAGTGCCGACCGCGACGGGCAGAGCATCGCGGAGGGCCTTTCACGCGTACGGAGGAGTCGCTCAATACAGGCGAAGGAGTGAGCGATCGCCCGAGCGGTGGCGCGCCGGTGAGTGGGTGCGACAGCACCCGCGAACCGCCCGCGAGGGACGCGGTGAGCACTCGGAGAGTGCGAACCGCGAGGCTGGGGAGGCGTGAGGTGCGGGGCTGTGCGGAGTGGGACTCAAAGGGGCAGTCGCGAGGGCGAAGCCCGGCGAAGCAAGCACTGGAAGGAGCGAGTGAAACGAGCGACTGAAGCGCACAGCGAGCCGCGCGAGCCCTCGCGACTGGGGCTTTGGAGACGTTCTCCGCACTCGAGTTCACCGCCCCAGCAACGATCCCCTTCTACTCGTCCCAGTCTCCATCGAAACATCCGTATCACTGGCACGCGAGATAGCGCAGCCGTTTCGGAAGCGTCCGTGCCCGAGGGACTCTCGATCGGATCCGGTCGACGGAGCCTGGACGACGATTCAAACGGGATGACGCGTCAACACCCGACGTGACCTGAGAGCCGCCCCGCGGCGGTCGAGACGGGTGTGTGGCGACCCGCCACGGGATCGGAACCGCGCCGCCTGTTCGCCAACCGGTCCGTCACCGCGCCAGCGACGCGACCCTCGCCAGCGACGCTACTTCCCCCAGTTCTCGACGCGCTTCGGCCGGTCCGACACCGCCATCACGTCGAGGTCGTCGCCCGCGTGGTCGATCGCCTCGAGCGCCGCTCTCGCGCTCGCGTGCGTCGAGAAGTAGGTGATCTCCTCCTCGACAGCGACCTCGAGGAGGTCCCGCTGGCGCGAGACGATGAGGTCGATCTCGCCGCGACGCGCCGCCTCGATGAGGTCCGTCGCCGTCGACAGCTGGAAGTGCTCGGAGAAGCCGTCGACGAGGGCCTCTCCCTCCGTCGTGTCCGGGTCCGGGAACTCTTCCGCGGAGAGGTCGACGACGGCGGTGCCCGACTCGGGGATCGGCTTGCCGGTCGCGTCCTGCGCCTTGTCGTACGCCTTCCCGAACGAGCGAGCCGTGCCCATCACCTCGCCGGTCGACTTCATCTCGGGGCCGAGACGCGGGTCCGAGCCCGGCAGGCGGTCGAACGGCAGGACGACCTCCTTCACGCTCAGGTGTTCCGGGATCTGCTCGTCGACGTCGAGGTCGGCGAGGGTCACGTCGTCGGTCATCACCTTCGCCGCGAGCTTGGCGATCGGGACGCCGGTGGCCTTCGAGACGAACGGCACCGTCCGCGAGGAGCGGGGGTTCGCCTCGAGGACGTACACCTCGGCGTCCGATTCGGGATCGTGAACCCCCGTCACCGCGAGCTGGACGTTGAGCAGCCCGGCGGTGTCGAGCGCGCGGGCGATGTCCTCGGTCACCTCGCGGACCCGTTCGAGGGTGTCGTCCGCGAGCGAGCGCGGCGGGATCATACACGCGGAGTCGCCGGAGTGGACGCCGGCGCTCTCGACGTGCTCCATCACGCCGCCGATCAGCACGTCCTCGCCGTCCGCGACCGCGTCGACGTCGAGTTCCACCGCGTCCGCGAGGAACTGGTCGATCAGGATCGGCTTGTCCGGGCTGACGCGGACCGCCTCCTCGATGTACTCCTCCAGCTCCGCGTCGTCCTCCACGACCCGCATCGCGCGGCCGCCGAGCACGTAGGAGGGGCGCACCAACACCGGATAGCCGATCCGATGGGCGAGATCGAGCGCCTCCTCGCGGCTCGTCGCGGTGCCGCCGTCCGGCTGGGCGACGCCGATCTCGTCCATCAGGACGTTGAAGCGGTCGCGGTCCTCGGCCAGATCCATCGCCTCGACGCTCGTGCCCAGGATCGAACAGTCGAGCCCGCGACGCTCGATCTCCGCTTTGAGGGGTTCGCCCACGTTGACGGAGGTCTGTCCCCCGAACTGGACCATCACGCCGTCCGCGCCCGTGGTCTCGATCACGTCGGCGATCTCCTCCGCGGAGATGGGC is part of the Halorubrum aethiopicum genome and encodes:
- a CDS encoding DUF7124 domain-containing protein, which gives rise to MDSGGSSDMTLAFELEALKALADPNAVFSGARQWTEYVGVVSEKPTYVVTNFTRKHRVRQDFFSGPRGVEESLENIKSQFDTDRHVFVGVDDEDVAVAEATGWEFLHVEDAAEAAGWTLATPEEAKEPEEPSRDDWP